Proteins from a genomic interval of Rhodothermus marinus:
- a CDS encoding phosphoglycerate dehydrogenase, giving the protein MPKIDGVRFLNEQFKKALILENPDPSLDDYLRAQGIEPERLPDSVVQNPEAVIARLKEGRHDLLFKRSRFIVDERVLRASENLAAVILCCIGDDSVDKEACAREGVMVMNDPISNARSVVELVFGEMICLARRVFQANEAAHRHIWTKDNRKRYELLGKTISIIGLGNIGKQVAQMAEKFGMEVYFYDNREVAREVGVTLGWKACRTLTEAFRVADFVTVHVSAEDHRGRSNRNLITYEHFAQLGADRGPNSPRIFINAARGFIHEPEDLIRAVREGHVQAAAVDVYPEEPASKDEPWHNPYAGIPEIVCTPHIGAATEEAQPRIAAHVAGTAHLFNRYGTVRDTVFSPGQVIGVDAEPPYWVLSVVHSDARGTKKAISDAIYEAGASNLQSSHRDFSRYGFAYEVSAIDRPLSQEQLLHIVETARRISGDPTAIRAIRQFYVPANGNDD; this is encoded by the coding sequence ATGCCCAAGATCGACGGTGTCCGTTTTCTGAACGAGCAGTTTAAAAAGGCCCTTATTCTGGAGAATCCGGACCCGAGTCTGGACGACTACCTGCGCGCCCAGGGGATCGAGCCGGAGCGGCTGCCCGATTCGGTGGTGCAGAACCCCGAGGCGGTGATCGCGCGGCTGAAAGAAGGGCGGCACGACCTGCTCTTCAAGCGTAGTCGTTTCATTGTGGACGAGCGCGTGCTCCGGGCCTCGGAGAACCTGGCCGCCGTGATCCTCTGCTGCATCGGCGACGACTCGGTCGACAAGGAGGCCTGCGCGCGCGAAGGGGTCATGGTGATGAACGACCCCATTAGCAATGCCCGCTCGGTGGTCGAGCTGGTCTTCGGCGAGATGATCTGCCTGGCGCGCCGCGTCTTTCAGGCCAACGAGGCCGCCCACCGGCACATCTGGACCAAGGACAACCGCAAGCGCTACGAACTGCTGGGCAAGACGATCTCCATCATCGGGCTGGGCAACATCGGCAAGCAGGTGGCCCAGATGGCCGAGAAGTTCGGCATGGAGGTTTACTTCTACGACAACCGCGAAGTGGCCCGCGAGGTGGGCGTGACGCTGGGCTGGAAGGCGTGCCGGACGCTGACCGAGGCGTTCCGCGTGGCCGACTTCGTGACGGTGCACGTCTCGGCCGAAGACCACCGGGGCCGCTCGAACCGCAACCTGATCACCTACGAACACTTCGCCCAGCTCGGCGCGGACCGTGGTCCCAACAGCCCGCGCATTTTCATCAATGCAGCCCGCGGATTCATCCACGAGCCGGAAGACCTGATCCGGGCCGTACGCGAAGGGCACGTGCAGGCGGCCGCCGTGGACGTCTACCCTGAAGAACCGGCCAGCAAGGACGAACCCTGGCACAACCCGTACGCCGGCATTCCGGAGATCGTCTGCACGCCACACATCGGCGCGGCTACCGAGGAAGCCCAGCCCCGCATCGCCGCTCATGTGGCCGGTACCGCCCATCTATTCAACCGGTACGGCACCGTGCGCGACACAGTGTTCAGTCCCGGTCAGGTGATCGGCGTCGATGCCGAGCCGCCCTACTGGGTGCTCAGCGTCGTGCACAGCGACGCCCGCGGTACGAAGAAGGCCATCAGCGACGCCATCTACGAGGCCGGCGCCAGCAACCTGCAGTCGAGCCACCGGGACTTCAGCCGCTACGGGTTCGCCTACGAGGTGAGCGCCATCGACAGGCCGCTTTCTCAGGAGCAACTGCTGCACATTGTCGAGACGGCACGGCGCATTTCGGGCGATCCGACGGCCATCCGGGCCATCCGCCAGTTCTACGTGCCGGCCAACGGCAACGATGACTAA
- a CDS encoding GWxTD domain-containing protein: protein MPVQRQTAWLGWIGVLILVGVGTGCGSARPVAVEGYEEGGPSFVLEAIPVLRDTQPGLELYLGLRPRTLVFTHVDTAYQAVYEVLVRLLDEKGRVRYEQAFDDTLRVPTFAATRAHALHLWHRFVPYRSGRYRLEVTVTDRHSRHYTTRRRRVYLPDPAGRGPLLSPVWLERRVANGRYEVHPGLHVAAGVDSLRAAVELFKLVPRHRVRVQLLLLQFPTDTSAARPPYDLMPAPGSLAYRGVRYDRPETLQVSTRQVEGLSGSVRIDFMLPPLVERGVYRVEVTAQVEGQKQPAVSRRELAVHGPTFPQVETLDQMAEALVYLTYPDEWEQLRAARTSAELRARFDAFWGRLVGDRRKAARLLRLYYERVEQANLQFSTFKEGWRTDRGMVYIMLGPPYVVEDRIDEQIWYYTYSEQDPRYTFVFERVRWPGSPFVNYVLRRQPYYYDMWHRALTYWRTGQVL, encoded by the coding sequence ATGCCCGTGCAACGACAGACGGCCTGGCTCGGATGGATCGGGGTATTGATCCTGGTAGGGGTAGGCACAGGATGCGGAAGCGCTCGTCCGGTCGCGGTGGAAGGGTACGAGGAAGGGGGACCTTCGTTTGTGCTGGAGGCCATTCCGGTGTTGCGCGACACGCAGCCGGGACTTGAACTGTACCTGGGGCTTCGGCCGCGCACGCTCGTCTTTACGCATGTCGATACGGCCTATCAGGCCGTCTACGAAGTGCTGGTGCGGTTGCTGGACGAAAAGGGCCGTGTGCGTTACGAGCAGGCCTTCGACGACACGCTACGGGTACCGACCTTTGCCGCCACGCGCGCGCATGCGCTGCACCTGTGGCATCGGTTCGTGCCGTACCGGTCGGGGCGGTACCGGCTGGAGGTGACGGTGACCGATCGGCACAGCCGGCATTACACGACGCGGCGCCGCCGGGTCTATCTGCCGGATCCGGCCGGCCGTGGGCCGTTGCTGAGTCCGGTCTGGCTGGAGCGGCGCGTGGCGAACGGGCGCTACGAGGTCCATCCGGGGCTTCATGTGGCGGCCGGTGTCGATTCGCTGCGGGCGGCCGTCGAGCTGTTCAAGCTGGTGCCGCGGCATCGGGTGCGGGTCCAGTTGCTGTTACTGCAATTTCCGACAGATACCAGCGCGGCACGCCCACCATACGACCTGATGCCGGCGCCCGGCTCGCTGGCATACCGGGGCGTCCGGTACGACCGCCCGGAGACGCTCCAGGTGTCCACGCGTCAGGTGGAGGGACTCAGCGGCTCGGTTCGGATCGATTTCATGCTGCCGCCGCTGGTCGAGCGCGGCGTCTATCGGGTGGAGGTGACGGCTCAGGTCGAAGGACAGAAGCAGCCCGCCGTCAGCCGCCGCGAACTGGCCGTACATGGTCCGACCTTTCCGCAGGTGGAAACGCTGGACCAGATGGCCGAGGCGCTGGTGTACCTGACCTACCCGGACGAATGGGAGCAGCTTCGAGCTGCCCGCACGTCCGCGGAATTACGCGCCCGATTCGATGCCTTCTGGGGGCGTCTGGTGGGCGACCGGCGCAAGGCGGCCCGCCTGCTGCGTCTGTACTACGAGCGCGTCGAGCAGGCCAACCTGCAGTTTTCCACCTTCAAAGAGGGGTGGCGAACCGACCGCGGCATGGTGTACATCATGCTGGGACCGCCTTACGTCGTCGAGGATCGCATCGACGAACAGATCTGGTACTACACCTACAGCGAGCAGGACCCCCGCTATACGTTCGTGTTCGAGCGGGTGCGCTGGCCCGGCTCACCGTTCGTCAACTACGTGCTTCGCCGCCAGCCGTACTACTACGACATGTGGCACCGGGCGCTGACGTACTGGCGCACCGGCCAGGTGCTTTAG
- the tpiA gene encoding triose-phosphate isomerase, with the protein MLVAGNWKMHTDREEAIRLAEAVVAEVGDPGPVQVAVCPPFVNLEVVRQVIEGTPIRLGAQNMHYEEVGAYTGEVSAPMLKSVGCRYVILGHSERRQYFGETDEGVNRKIKRALQYELIPIVCVGETLEERQAGQAAAVVERQVRAALDGVTLTSAEALVIAYEPVWAIGTGHTATPEQAQEMHALIRRLLIDRYGEAIGRALHILYGGSVKPGNAADLFAQPDVDGGLIGGASLKAADFAAIVRAAHG; encoded by the coding sequence ATGCTGGTAGCCGGTAACTGGAAAATGCACACGGATCGGGAGGAAGCCATTCGGCTGGCCGAAGCCGTCGTCGCCGAAGTGGGCGATCCCGGTCCGGTACAGGTGGCCGTCTGTCCGCCGTTTGTCAACCTGGAAGTGGTGCGGCAGGTCATCGAAGGCACGCCGATCCGACTGGGCGCGCAGAACATGCACTACGAGGAGGTGGGCGCCTACACGGGCGAGGTGTCGGCACCCATGCTGAAGTCGGTAGGGTGCCGGTACGTGATTCTCGGCCACTCGGAGCGGCGCCAGTACTTCGGCGAGACCGACGAAGGCGTCAACCGCAAGATCAAACGGGCCCTTCAGTACGAGTTGATTCCGATCGTCTGTGTGGGGGAGACGCTGGAAGAACGACAGGCCGGCCAGGCGGCAGCCGTGGTGGAGCGTCAGGTGCGGGCCGCGCTCGACGGCGTTACGCTGACCTCGGCCGAGGCGCTGGTGATCGCCTACGAGCCGGTCTGGGCTATCGGAACGGGCCACACGGCCACGCCGGAGCAGGCGCAGGAGATGCACGCGCTGATTCGTCGCCTGCTGATCGACCGGTACGGCGAGGCCATCGGCCGTGCACTGCACATCCTGTACGGGGGGAGCGTCAAACCGGGCAATGCGGCCGATCTGTTCGCGCAGCCGGACGTCGATGGTGGGCTGATCGGTGGCGCCAGCCTGAAGGCCGCCGACTTCGCGGCAATCGTGCGGGCTGCCCACGGCTGA
- a CDS encoding redoxin domain-containing protein encodes MKYRAGLLAALGLSLLLGCRTRTPEPMVQSVLTGRLTVRAEVDSIPDYRDFEVLVYRQVAGEPDTLGLAVTDSTGHFAMTIRAPAPGLYPLRISRRGAALASSVLVVADGDSATLRAEFPLEGRRLLVRSRENAAWLAYQNAIAQHNQDLLRQLQTAPDSAALAQIVERTLALLESVERTYPNTLGAQWAAAEAVRLLAGWNDTLALARFDSLSPDNPRYLEAVQAIRQALARRDGQQATVRWLTALRERLRRPELRVAVQAELVQAYMDSLQDEAARAALDELARMTADSTWLRWAERVRYELDHLRPGMEAPFFVVTTTAGRTITLDDLRGSYVLLEFFWPEDPTYLNELAYRNALAETYRALPLNVLAFSVQPDTTVNEAFHERFVQAGQAVILPGGLRDPIAERYNVTTLPVRWLIGPDGRILGRFEGAGALARLQQTLARLQSGTHESSPS; translated from the coding sequence ATGAAGTACCGCGCAGGTTTGCTGGCGGCCCTCGGGTTGAGTCTGCTGCTGGGTTGCCGCACCCGTACGCCGGAGCCGATGGTGCAGAGCGTGCTGACGGGGCGGCTGACCGTCCGGGCCGAGGTGGATTCCATCCCGGACTACCGTGACTTTGAGGTGCTGGTTTACCGTCAGGTGGCCGGCGAGCCCGACACGCTGGGACTGGCCGTGACCGACAGTACGGGCCACTTCGCCATGACCATCCGGGCGCCGGCACCCGGTCTCTATCCGCTCCGTATCAGCCGGCGAGGCGCGGCGCTGGCCAGCAGCGTGCTGGTAGTGGCCGACGGCGACTCGGCCACGCTCCGGGCCGAATTCCCGCTGGAAGGGCGACGCTTGCTGGTGCGCTCCCGCGAAAATGCCGCCTGGCTCGCCTACCAGAACGCCATTGCGCAGCACAATCAGGACCTGCTCCGGCAACTCCAGACGGCGCCCGACTCGGCCGCGCTGGCGCAGATCGTCGAACGCACGCTGGCACTGCTCGAAAGCGTGGAACGCACTTACCCGAACACGCTCGGGGCGCAATGGGCGGCGGCCGAGGCCGTCCGGCTCCTGGCCGGGTGGAACGACACGCTGGCGCTGGCCCGCTTCGACAGCCTTTCGCCCGACAACCCGCGCTATCTGGAGGCCGTGCAGGCCATCCGGCAGGCACTGGCACGCCGTGACGGCCAGCAGGCCACCGTGCGCTGGCTGACGGCGCTTCGCGAGCGGTTGCGCAGACCCGAACTGCGGGTGGCCGTGCAGGCCGAGCTGGTGCAGGCCTACATGGACAGCCTCCAGGACGAGGCAGCCCGCGCCGCGCTCGACGAGCTGGCGCGCATGACGGCCGACAGCACCTGGCTGCGCTGGGCCGAGCGCGTCCGCTACGAACTGGACCACCTGCGGCCGGGCATGGAAGCACCGTTTTTTGTGGTTACCACGACGGCCGGGCGCACCATTACGCTCGACGACCTGCGGGGGAGCTACGTGCTGCTCGAATTCTTCTGGCCGGAGGATCCGACCTACCTGAACGAACTGGCCTATCGCAACGCCCTGGCCGAAACCTACCGCGCGTTGCCGCTGAACGTGCTGGCCTTCTCGGTGCAGCCCGACACGACCGTCAACGAAGCCTTCCACGAGCGCTTCGTGCAGGCCGGGCAGGCGGTCATCCTTCCCGGGGGTCTCCGGGATCCGATCGCCGAGCGCTACAACGTCACGACGCTTCCCGTGCGCTGGCTGATCGGGCCGGACGGACGCATTCTGGGACGCTTCGAAGGCGCCGGAGCGCTGGCCCGCCTGCAGCAGACGCTGGCCCGGTTGCAGAGCGGAACCCACGAATCCTCGCCTTCCTGA
- the gatB gene encoding Asp-tRNA(Asn)/Glu-tRNA(Gln) amidotransferase subunit GatB gives MRHDYEAVIGLEVHCQLLTASKAFSPESTQFGDPPNTNVDPISLGHPGTLPVLNARMVEYTIRMGLATNCKIAERSIFARKHYFYPDLPKGYQISQYETPICYDGWVEIELEPEGDGQEPVRKRIGIIRIHMEEDAGKSLHDQDPYHTLLDFNRCGVPLIEIVSAPDIRSPREAALYMQKIRQIVRYLGISDGNMEEGSLRCDANVSVRRRGETKLGTKTEIKNLNSFRNVERALEYEIRRQIAILERGGEVVQETRLWDAVRQETRPMRTKEEAHDYRYFPDPDLVPVVVTADMLERIRAEMPEMPEVRRQRFMEELSLPAYDAGVLTEERGVADYYEATLAALARLMPEGDRKVQAKAVSNFVMTEVLRVLNERSIDIREFPIEPERLAELVRLRLEDRVSSSGAQEIFNTMLEDPRRPEEIAEAHNLLQVSDESALIPVVEAVLAENPDKVQTYLNGKTGLLGFFIGQVMRRFEGAPDPKLVRRLLEERLEAARAAGQETK, from the coding sequence ATGCGGCACGACTACGAAGCGGTTATCGGCCTGGAAGTGCACTGTCAGCTCCTGACGGCCTCCAAAGCGTTCAGCCCGGAGTCCACCCAGTTCGGGGATCCGCCCAACACGAACGTCGATCCGATCAGCCTGGGACATCCGGGCACGCTCCCCGTGCTGAACGCACGCATGGTGGAATACACGATCCGCATGGGGCTGGCCACGAACTGCAAGATCGCCGAGCGCTCCATCTTTGCTCGTAAACATTACTTCTATCCGGACCTGCCCAAGGGCTATCAGATTTCACAGTACGAGACGCCCATCTGCTACGACGGCTGGGTCGAGATCGAACTGGAGCCAGAAGGCGACGGACAGGAGCCCGTGCGCAAGCGGATCGGAATCATTCGAATCCACATGGAAGAAGATGCGGGCAAGTCGCTGCACGACCAGGACCCGTACCACACGCTGCTGGACTTCAACCGCTGCGGTGTGCCGCTGATCGAGATCGTCTCGGCGCCCGACATCCGCTCGCCCCGCGAGGCGGCGCTCTACATGCAGAAGATCCGCCAGATCGTACGCTACCTGGGCATTTCCGACGGCAACATGGAGGAAGGCTCGCTGCGCTGCGACGCGAACGTGTCGGTGCGGCGACGGGGCGAGACGAAACTGGGCACGAAGACCGAGATCAAGAACCTGAACTCGTTCCGCAACGTCGAGCGGGCGCTTGAATACGAAATCCGACGCCAGATCGCCATTCTGGAGCGGGGCGGGGAGGTGGTGCAGGAAACGCGTCTCTGGGACGCCGTGCGCCAGGAGACGCGTCCCATGCGCACCAAGGAGGAGGCGCACGACTACCGCTACTTCCCGGACCCGGACCTGGTGCCCGTCGTAGTGACGGCCGACATGCTCGAGCGCATCCGGGCCGAAATGCCCGAGATGCCCGAGGTGCGGCGGCAGCGTTTCATGGAGGAGCTGAGCCTGCCGGCCTACGACGCGGGCGTGCTGACCGAAGAACGCGGCGTGGCCGACTACTACGAGGCGACGCTGGCCGCGCTGGCCCGTCTGATGCCCGAGGGCGACCGGAAGGTGCAGGCCAAGGCCGTCTCGAACTTCGTGATGACCGAGGTGCTCCGGGTGCTGAACGAGCGCTCGATCGACATCCGCGAATTTCCCATCGAGCCGGAACGCCTGGCCGAGCTGGTCCGGCTACGACTGGAAGACCGCGTCAGCTCGAGCGGCGCCCAGGAGATTTTCAACACGATGCTCGAAGACCCGCGTCGGCCTGAGGAAATCGCCGAGGCGCACAACCTGCTACAGGTCTCCGACGAAAGCGCCCTGATTCCGGTAGTGGAGGCCGTGCTGGCCGAAAATCCGGACAAGGTGCAGACCTATCTGAACGGCAAGACCGGCCTGCTGGGCTTCTTTATCGGGCAGGTCATGCGGCGCTTCGAGGGAGCGCCGGATCCCAAGCTGGTGCGGCGACTGCTGGAAGAACGGCTGGAGGCGGCCCGTGCGGCCGGCCAGGAAACGAAATAA
- a CDS encoding beta-galactosidase, whose protein sequence is MRHAFCLPVISFLLSVASTASAQQIYTLDVRPAHVDIRRGHLHMGGSSPRGDTIGVNSFYLEYNGRPWFPLVGEFHYVRYPSASWDEELRKMKAGGIQVVATYVFWIIHEETEGHFDWTGNRNLRHFLELVAKNGLWAIVRVGPFIHAEIRNGGLPDWLYGRPFRVRSNDPEYLAYVARYYREVARQLEGLYFKDGGPIIAIQLENEYEHSAAPWAFSYPGQPPEWTASASDPGVPGSEHMLRLKQLAREAGMDVPLYTATGWGNAAIAPLETLPVNSAYPYPTWAPIQPSPLYLFRNLQQTPDYAPVSYDPSLYPVLGAELFGGIQVTYTRRPTIPPRSLEAQIVRQLGSGANGIGYYMYHGGATPRGRFFYFSDEAIGVPRINYDFQAPIGQYGQLRPSFHYLKLLHFFLQDYGARLAPMAVVLPETATQLRPTTTDTLRYAARSDGTGGFLFMHNFQDHVAMHDLTDLRLIVYTRRDTLVIPRAGTFTLKAEASAILPFNLPIGDLWLRYATAQPLAVLHVRDTLHHAFVALEGIPPEFAFAQATLQELNAGDCRLDTTPGTVYVHCPADRPATFTAIDRSGRPIVFALFPKQMALSAWRLTLDDGSYLAFSEAAVLAHDALHELQLEDTSAVTLALYPKRLRPPRVRPGTVSVTAPPHPALSAYRVTVPAVRPEVQVERVRRDRLVLRVGQERLPEPLHEVFVDIDYVGDTGMAFIDGQLVDDHFYYGRPWRIGLKRFWSRLIRHEMYCYFRPLYPDAPFLDDLPPEAIPDNLRDPEQTLQIRAIRIVPVFRTYVAF, encoded by the coding sequence ATGCGTCACGCTTTCTGTCTGCCGGTCATTTCGTTCCTGTTGTCTGTTGCCAGTACGGCCAGTGCGCAACAGATCTACACGCTGGACGTGCGTCCGGCTCATGTGGATATCCGCCGCGGCCATTTGCACATGGGCGGCTCCAGTCCACGGGGCGACACGATCGGCGTCAACAGTTTCTACCTGGAATACAACGGACGCCCGTGGTTTCCGCTGGTCGGCGAGTTCCACTACGTCCGCTACCCGTCCGCGTCGTGGGACGAGGAACTGCGCAAGATGAAAGCCGGAGGCATTCAGGTTGTGGCCACCTACGTGTTCTGGATCATCCATGAGGAGACCGAAGGGCATTTCGACTGGACGGGCAACCGCAACCTGCGTCATTTTCTGGAGCTGGTGGCGAAAAACGGCCTGTGGGCCATCGTGCGGGTGGGACCGTTCATCCACGCGGAAATCCGCAACGGCGGCCTTCCCGACTGGCTCTACGGCCGGCCTTTCCGGGTGCGTTCGAACGATCCGGAATATCTGGCCTATGTGGCCCGCTACTACCGGGAGGTCGCTCGTCAGCTCGAGGGGCTGTACTTCAAGGACGGTGGTCCGATCATCGCCATCCAGCTCGAAAACGAATACGAGCATTCGGCGGCGCCCTGGGCTTTCTCGTATCCGGGCCAGCCGCCCGAATGGACCGCCTCGGCTTCCGATCCCGGCGTGCCGGGTTCGGAGCACATGCTTCGGCTGAAACAACTGGCCCGGGAGGCCGGCATGGACGTACCGCTCTACACGGCCACGGGATGGGGCAACGCCGCCATTGCTCCGCTGGAGACGCTGCCCGTCAATTCGGCCTACCCCTATCCCACCTGGGCGCCGATTCAGCCTTCGCCGTTGTATCTGTTTCGTAACCTGCAGCAGACGCCCGACTATGCACCGGTCAGCTACGATCCTTCGCTGTACCCGGTGCTCGGTGCCGAGCTGTTCGGGGGCATTCAGGTAACCTACACCCGACGCCCTACCATTCCACCTCGAAGCCTGGAGGCTCAGATCGTACGACAGCTCGGTAGCGGTGCCAACGGCATCGGCTACTACATGTACCACGGCGGCGCCACCCCGCGCGGCCGCTTTTTCTACTTCAGCGACGAAGCGATCGGCGTACCACGCATCAACTACGATTTCCAGGCGCCGATCGGCCAGTACGGCCAGCTACGTCCTTCCTTCCATTATCTCAAATTGCTACACTTCTTTCTGCAGGACTACGGTGCGCGGCTGGCGCCGATGGCCGTCGTCCTTCCCGAAACGGCCACGCAACTGCGTCCGACGACCACCGACACGCTGCGCTATGCGGCCCGCTCGGATGGCACCGGCGGCTTTCTCTTCATGCACAACTTTCAGGATCACGTCGCCATGCACGACCTGACCGACCTGCGTCTGATCGTCTACACCCGGCGCGACACGCTCGTCATTCCCCGAGCGGGCACGTTCACGCTGAAGGCGGAAGCCTCGGCCATTCTGCCTTTCAACCTCCCGATCGGTGATCTCTGGCTGCGGTATGCCACGGCCCAGCCGCTGGCCGTGCTGCACGTGCGCGACACGCTGCACCACGCTTTTGTCGCCCTGGAGGGCATTCCACCCGAATTCGCCTTTGCACAGGCCACGCTCCAGGAGCTGAACGCCGGCGACTGCCGGCTCGATACGACACCCGGAACGGTCTATGTGCACTGCCCGGCCGACCGTCCGGCCACCTTCACCGCTATCGATCGGAGCGGCCGCCCCATCGTTTTCGCGCTGTTTCCAAAACAGATGGCGCTCAGCGCCTGGCGGCTCACGCTGGACGACGGCTCGTACCTGGCCTTTTCGGAAGCTGCCGTGCTGGCGCACGACGCGCTGCACGAACTGCAACTTGAAGACACGTCGGCCGTCACGCTGGCACTGTACCCGAAGCGGCTGCGGCCGCCCCGGGTGCGACCGGGCACCGTTTCGGTGACGGCACCGCCCCATCCGGCCCTTTCGGCCTACCGGGTCACGGTGCCGGCCGTGCGCCCCGAGGTGCAGGTGGAGCGCGTGCGTCGCGATCGCCTTGTGCTGCGCGTCGGACAGGAGCGCCTGCCGGAGCCGCTGCACGAAGTGTTCGTCGACATCGACTACGTAGGCGACACGGGCATGGCCTTCATCGACGGCCAGCTCGTGGACGACCACTTCTACTACGGCCGGCCCTGGCGTATCGGGCTGAAGCGATTCTGGAGCCGGCTTATCCGCCACGAAATGTACTGTTACTTCCGACCGCTGTACCCCGACGCGCCCTTCCTGGACGATCTACCGCCCGAGGCCATCCCGGATAACCTGCGCGATCCCGAGCAGACGCTGCAGATCCGGGCCATCCGCATCGTGCCGGTCTTTCGAACTTACGTGGCTTTCTGA
- a CDS encoding glycosyl hydrolase 53 family protein, producing the protein MQRPRRTWLALGLVSVLLVGHGTARAQAFYFGHDLSYANQMEDCGATFKEGGVEKDIYRIFADHGTNLVRLRLWVDPTWQQQLQQPPGVKPQYSDLADVREAIARAKAAGMQVLLDFHYSDFWADPGRQVIPARWRSVAHNLEALKDSVYAYTYAVLTTLDREGLMPEIVQVGNENNSGILIHADMDENYNGINPVDWRWSRHAQLFNAAIRAVRDAGAAGSVMPKIALHYAGLNGSVQHFQRLISLGVTDFDIMGLSYYYAFHGGSIAELGATIRELVDRFPDYQIMVLETAYPWTSRNYDALGNLLNTPDPDYYPFSPEMQRTYMVDLTRTVIQAGGRGVVFWEPDWVSTPCRTPWGQGSSFEHVAFFEPGTYNLIANGGIGWTHREWYADLLNTGEAITPETPVLLEAVYPVPFRNRLTVTYRLVRPQQVTVQVLDVLGRIVATLSTGRQPAGLHRLFWQPAALPTGRYLLRVQTSDRTESRWLFYIPE; encoded by the coding sequence ATGCAGCGGCCTCGTCGTACGTGGCTGGCGCTCGGGCTGGTGTCGGTGCTGCTTGTGGGGCACGGCACCGCCCGGGCGCAGGCCTTTTATTTCGGACACGACCTCTCCTACGCGAACCAGATGGAGGATTGCGGGGCCACGTTCAAAGAAGGGGGCGTCGAAAAAGACATCTATCGGATTTTCGCCGATCACGGCACGAACCTGGTCCGGCTCCGCCTCTGGGTCGACCCCACCTGGCAGCAGCAGTTGCAGCAGCCGCCGGGCGTCAAGCCGCAGTACAGCGATCTGGCCGACGTGCGGGAGGCCATCGCCCGCGCGAAAGCGGCAGGTATGCAGGTGCTGCTGGACTTTCACTACTCCGACTTCTGGGCCGATCCCGGCCGACAGGTCATTCCAGCCCGCTGGCGCTCGGTAGCCCATAACCTGGAGGCGCTGAAAGACTCGGTCTATGCCTACACCTACGCGGTGCTGACCACACTGGACCGGGAAGGACTCATGCCCGAGATCGTCCAGGTCGGCAACGAAAACAACAGCGGAATTCTGATTCACGCCGACATGGACGAAAATTACAACGGGATTAATCCCGTTGACTGGCGCTGGTCACGCCACGCGCAGCTTTTCAATGCGGCCATTCGGGCCGTGCGCGATGCCGGGGCCGCGGGCTCGGTGATGCCAAAGATCGCACTCCACTACGCCGGCCTGAACGGCAGCGTGCAGCACTTCCAGCGGCTGATCAGTCTGGGCGTGACCGACTTCGACATCATGGGGCTTTCGTACTATTACGCCTTCCACGGCGGGAGCATTGCCGAGCTGGGCGCTACGATTCGGGAGCTGGTCGACCGCTTCCCGGATTACCAGATCATGGTGCTGGAGACCGCCTACCCCTGGACCTCGCGCAACTATGACGCACTGGGCAATCTGCTCAACACGCCGGATCCCGACTACTATCCGTTTTCGCCCGAGATGCAGCGCACCTATATGGTGGACCTGACGCGCACGGTCATCCAGGCAGGTGGGAGAGGAGTGGTATTCTGGGAACCGGACTGGGTCTCGACGCCGTGCCGCACGCCCTGGGGGCAGGGCTCTTCCTTCGAGCACGTGGCCTTCTTCGAGCCGGGCACCTACAACCTGATCGCCAACGGTGGGATCGGCTGGACGCACCGCGAGTGGTACGCCGATCTGCTGAACACCGGCGAGGCCATCACGCCCGAGACGCCGGTGCTGCTGGAAGCCGTCTATCCCGTACCCTTTCGAAATCGCCTCACCGTAACGTATCGGCTGGTCCGACCGCAGCAGGTTACCGTACAGGTGCTCGATGTACTGGGACGCATTGTAGCCACGTTGAGCACGGGGCGGCAACCGGCCGGCCTGCACCGCCTTTTCTGGCAACCCGCAGCGCTCCCGACCGGACGCTACCTGCTCCGCGTGCAGACGTCGGACCGTACGGAAAGCCGCTGGCTGTTTTACATCCCCGAATAG